Proteins found in one Takifugu rubripes chromosome 15, fTakRub1.2, whole genome shotgun sequence genomic segment:
- the snrnp35 gene encoding U11/U12 small nuclear ribonucleoprotein 35 kDa protein yields MVDWSPIAKVYDPLKAGSIDGTDVEPHDRAVWRAIGGRYKPNKGVVGDALLTLFVSRLNPQTTEEKLYEVFSKYGDIRRLRLVRDIVTGFSKRYAFVEYKEERSVVRARRDANKIVVDQHEVFVDFEQERTLKGWVPRRLGGGHGGKKESGQLRFGGRDRPFRKPINLGVGLMQERGGGFNKWDRPGKRDREDRERPRESEYGYRGRRDDRRHGDRSRHRDRR; encoded by the coding sequence ATGGTTGACTGGAGTCCAATAGCGAAGGTTTACGACCCACTAAAAGCTGGAAGCATCGACGGTACCGATGTGGAGCCCCACGACCGGGCGGTGTGGAGAGCAATTGGTGGTCGCTATAAGCCCAACAAAGGAGTTGTTGGGGACGCACTCCTAACTCTTTTTGTTTCTCGATTGAACCCACAAACAACTGAGGAAAAATTGTACGAAGTGTTTTCCAAGTACGGAGATATTAGGCGGCTTAGGTTGGTGCGGGACATCGTCACAGGGTTCTCTAAAAGATACGCATTCGTTGAATATAAGGAGGAAAGATCTGTTGTCCGAGCTCGCCGGGACGCAAACAAGATAGTGGTGGACCAACACGAAGTGTTTGTGGATTTTGAACAGGAACGGACTCTTAAAGGATGGGTTCCTCGACGGCTTGGTGGTGGCCATGGAGGAAAGAAGGAGTCCGGGCAGCTGCGGTTCGGTGGCAGAGACAGACCTTTCCGCAAGCCTATTAACCTTGGGGTCGGTTTGATGCAGGAACGGGGTGGTGGATTCAATAAGTGGGACAGACCggggaagagagacagagaagaccGGGAGCGACCCAGAGAGAGTGAGTACGGCTacagaggaaggagggatgacCGCAGACATGGAGACAGGAGCCGGCACCGGGACCGGAGATGA